The following coding sequences are from one Lycium ferocissimum isolate CSIRO_LF1 chromosome 3, AGI_CSIRO_Lferr_CH_V1, whole genome shotgun sequence window:
- the LOC132050368 gene encoding small ribosomal subunit protein uS12 — MGKTRGMGAGRKLKSHRRRQRWADKSYKKSHLGNEWKKPFAGSSHAKGIVLEKIGIEAKQPNSAIRKCARVQLIKNGKKIAAFVPNDGCLNYIEENDEVLIAGFGRKGHAVGDIPGVRFKVVKVSGVSLLALFKEKKEKPRS, encoded by the exons GAAGACACGTGGAATGGGAGCTGGTCGTAAACTGAAGTCCCACCGTAGGAGGCAGCGGTGGGCTGATAAGTCTTACAAGAAGTCTCATCTTGGTAATGAATGGAAAAAGCCATTTGCAGGATCATCTCATGCCAAGGGGATTGTTCTTGAGAAAAT CGGTATTGAAGCTAAGCAGCCTAACTCTGCCATTAGAAAGTGTGCTCGAGTTCAGTTGATAAAGAATGGGAAGAAGATTGCAGCTTTTGTACCCAATGATGGTTGTTTGAACTACATTGAAGAGAAT GACGAGGTGCTAATCGCTGGATTTGGTCGTAAAGGACATGCTGTGGGAGATATTCCTGGTGTTAGGTTCAAGGTCGTGAAGGTGTCTGGTGTGTCACTTTTGGCTCTCTTCaaagagaagaaggagaagCCCAGATCTTAA